From a single Fimbriimonadia bacterium genomic region:
- a CDS encoding 1-deoxy-D-xylulose-5-phosphate synthase (catalyzes the formation of 1-deoxy-D-xylulose 5-phosphate from pyruvate and D-glyceraldehyde 3-phosphate) translates to AVFNARFAKPIDAEAILELAHMTRFLIVLEENVGRGGVGEAIKSLLFDHDLSGVRVRHLCLPDAFVEHGSQDQLLADCGLTAQDAVRVASEVLFEHAAAPVANTPARSQRS, encoded by the coding sequence AGCGGTCTTCAACGCGCGATTCGCAAAGCCCATTGACGCCGAGGCGATTCTGGAGTTGGCCCACATGACGCGTTTCCTCATCGTTCTCGAGGAGAACGTTGGGCGTGGAGGCGTCGGCGAAGCCATCAAGTCTCTACTTTTCGACCACGATCTCTCCGGAGTTCGAGTGCGGCATCTTTGCCTGCCGGATGCTTTCGTGGAGCACGGCTCGCAGGACCAGCTACTTGCCGACTGCGGTCTGACAGCACAAGACGCGGTTCGCGTGGCTAGCGAAGTGCTCTTCGAACACGCAGCCGCCCCCGTGGCCAACACCCCCGCCCGCTCTCAGCGAAGCTGA